A single window of Mycobacterium sp. ITM-2016-00318 DNA harbors:
- a CDS encoding IS110 family transposase, whose amino-acid sequence MAWQKVCSRTADLERLWAELDLDVPGELTVVLEPTRNAWIVVAEWFRRRGARVVVVPTTQSADLRKYYSKHTKNDRIDSELLARLPLLHPDGLHEYSGQGPADPLRRLVKQRSTMVKRRTAVHARLDALVELLGPAWYAVLGSNYGNAALEFLARYADPHAVMRLGQARLSRFLIARSRGVWRADHAAGLIAAAKETLALWGEDGMDFAELAEDIAHEADQALFLTRQIKQIDERIANLYADADPDRIVASAPGVGPTTSAVIAGRLGDPHRFTSLAAIRSYSGLIPKVSQSGVSKIEASITKAGDPLLREILFTAADAARKIDPQLAAKYQRLMAGDRHHCSAICHLATQLLTRIATCMRNGEHYVLRDVDGTIITESEGRTIVKERYQLDPRRRDHVRHKLMRERRNKAGQESQESPSAPTSQPAKRKPTTSPQVA is encoded by the coding sequence GTGGCGTGGCAGAAAGTTTGTTCTCGCACAGCGGATCTGGAACGGTTGTGGGCCGAACTTGACCTCGATGTTCCGGGCGAGCTGACTGTGGTGCTCGAACCCACTCGTAACGCCTGGATTGTGGTAGCGGAGTGGTTCCGCCGCCGCGGCGCGCGGGTGGTGGTGGTGCCGACGACTCAGTCGGCGGATCTGCGCAAGTATTACTCCAAACACACTAAAAACGACCGGATCGACTCCGAGTTGCTGGCCCGGTTGCCGCTGCTGCACCCCGATGGTCTGCATGAGTACTCCGGGCAAGGACCGGCTGATCCGTTGCGGCGGTTGGTCAAGCAGCGTTCGACAATGGTCAAGCGCCGCACCGCGGTTCATGCCCGCCTCGATGCCCTCGTCGAGCTCCTGGGCCCGGCCTGGTATGCGGTGCTCGGGTCAAACTACGGCAACGCGGCGCTGGAATTCCTGGCGCGTTACGCCGACCCGCACGCGGTGATGCGGCTCGGCCAAGCCCGCTTGAGCAGGTTCTTGATCGCCCGCTCCCGCGGTGTCTGGCGGGCCGATCACGCCGCCGGTCTGATCGCCGCAGCCAAGGAGACACTCGCGCTTTGGGGTGAGGACGGCATGGACTTCGCCGAACTTGCCGAAGACATCGCCCACGAGGCCGACCAGGCACTGTTCTTGACTCGCCAGATCAAACAGATCGATGAGCGCATCGCCAACCTCTACGCCGATGCCGACCCTGACAGAATCGTCGCCTCCGCGCCCGGTGTCGGGCCGACGACCAGCGCGGTGATCGCCGGCCGGCTGGGAGATCCGCACCGGTTCACCTCGTTGGCCGCCATCCGTTCCTACTCCGGTCTCATTCCCAAGGTCAGCCAGTCCGGAGTGTCGAAAATCGAAGCAAGTATCACCAAGGCCGGTGACCCGCTGCTACGGGAGATACTCTTCACCGCAGCCGATGCGGCCCGCAAGATCGACCCTCAACTGGCAGCGAAATACCAGCGTCTGATGGCCGGCGACCGCCACCATTGCTCGGCGATCTGTCACTTGGCCACCCAGCTACTGACCCGGATCGCGACCTGCATGCGCAACGGCGAGCACTACGTCCTGCGCGACGTCGACGGCACCATCATCACCGAATCCGAAGGCCGAACCATCGTCAAAGAGCGCTACCAACTCGATCCCCGCCGGCGCGACCACGTCCGCCACAAGCTCATGCGTGAGCGCCGCAATAAGGCGGGCCAGGAGTCACAGGAGTCGCCAAGCGCTCCAACATCCCAGCCCGCTAAACGCAAGCCTACGACGAGCCCACAAGTGGCTTGA
- a CDS encoding DUF5996 family protein has protein sequence MLVQPVEEVVVPESVWPKLPVAEWIDTRDTLQLMTQVVGKVRLANTPLMSHWWNVVLYVSARGLTTGLIPHDGRAFSMEFDFIDHQLVVLTTSGDRRTVTLQAGPVSDFYGDVMAVLDELGLSTDIWTMPVEIPDAVPLDIDQQHVAYDGDQAHRFWLALVQMNRVFEEFRSRYIGKVSPVHFFWGALDLAVTRFSGRTAPKHPGGAPNCGPHVMWEAYSHEVSSAGYWPGPDGEGVFYSYAYPEPEGYRDASVSPAQATFDEALGEFVLPYTAVREADDPDAVLLEFLQSTYDVAADLGRWDREALERR, from the coding sequence ATGCTGGTGCAACCAGTCGAGGAGGTCGTGGTGCCCGAATCCGTATGGCCGAAGCTGCCCGTCGCTGAGTGGATCGACACTCGAGACACCCTGCAACTGATGACGCAGGTCGTCGGCAAGGTGCGCCTGGCGAACACGCCGCTGATGAGCCATTGGTGGAACGTCGTGCTGTACGTGTCGGCACGCGGCCTGACCACCGGCTTGATCCCGCATGACGGCAGAGCGTTCTCAATGGAGTTCGACTTCATCGACCATCAACTGGTCGTGCTGACGACCAGCGGTGACCGGCGGACGGTAACCCTGCAGGCGGGCCCGGTATCCGATTTCTATGGCGATGTCATGGCGGTGCTCGACGAGCTGGGATTGTCCACCGATATATGGACGATGCCGGTCGAGATTCCCGACGCTGTTCCCTTAGACATCGACCAGCAGCACGTCGCCTACGACGGCGATCAGGCACACCGGTTCTGGCTGGCGCTGGTACAGATGAACCGCGTGTTCGAGGAGTTTCGCTCACGCTACATCGGCAAGGTCAGCCCGGTGCACTTCTTCTGGGGTGCGCTCGATCTGGCGGTGACGCGGTTCTCCGGGCGTACTGCCCCAAAACACCCTGGCGGCGCACCGAATTGCGGGCCGCACGTGATGTGGGAGGCGTACTCGCATGAAGTGAGCAGCGCGGGATACTGGCCCGGTCCCGACGGCGAGGGGGTCTTCTACTCCTACGCCTATCCCGAACCTGAGGGGTATCGCGATGCGTCTGTGTCACCGGCACAGGCAACGTTCGACGAGGCGCTCGGCGAGTTCGTACTCCCCTACACCGCGGTGCGCGAGGCGGACGACCCGGACGCGGTGTTGCTCGAATTCCTGCAGAGCACCTACGACGTGGCTGCCGATCTGGGTCGCTGGGATCGGGAAGCGCTCGAGCGACGCTGA
- a CDS encoding DUF2510 domain-containing protein, protein MSSLPPAGWYPNRSGGPGQRYFDGRVWTAHHRAAPPQPVAPLAPQPLPVQTSVVITGPNHALHAVLTLLTFWACGGWGWIWLIVALSNRRRVHVVTTPPPWAR, encoded by the coding sequence ATGAGTTCGCTGCCGCCTGCCGGTTGGTATCCCAACCGGAGCGGTGGACCTGGACAGCGTTACTTCGACGGCCGCGTGTGGACGGCCCACCATCGCGCCGCCCCGCCACAGCCGGTGGCCCCGCTCGCACCGCAGCCGTTGCCCGTGCAGACCAGCGTGGTGATCACCGGACCCAACCACGCACTGCACGCCGTGTTAACGCTGCTGACCTTCTGGGCCTGCGGTGGCTGGGGATGGATATGGCTGATCGTCGCCCTGAGTAACCGGCGTCGCGTGCACGTGGTGACCACGCCGCCGCCGTGGGCCCGGTAA
- a CDS encoding peptide chain release factor 3, which yields MTDIALAAAPTFDTPPAGRTSAEAGRRRTFAVISHPDAGKSTLTEALALHARAITEAGAVHGKAGRRATVSDWMEMEKARGISITSTALQFPYRDSVINLLDTPGHADFSEDTYRVLTAVDSAVMLIDAAKGLEPQTLKLFQVCKHRRIPIITVINKWDRPGRHALELMDEIQARIGLRPTPLTWPVGIAGEFTGVLDRRTGDLIRFTRTAGGATAAPEEHIAAADAHSAAGDEWETAVEESELVSADGADYDREQFLSGAATPVLFTSAALNFGVNQLLDVLVDLAPPPNGAVDVNGDRRVTESPFSAFVFKVQAGMDSLHRDRIAYARVVSGTFERGDVLTHAATRKPFVTKYAQSVFGQQRATLDTAWPGDVIGLANAAALRPGDTLYHDAPVQYPPIPSFSPEHFAVARNVDPSKHKQFRRGIEQLEQEGVVQVLRSDRRGEQAPVLAAVGPMQFEVAVHRMATELSAPISLESLPYQVARIADPADAEFMSKQVSAEVLTRTDGVMLVLFSTPWRLQGFQRDNPDVKLGSLVAAED from the coding sequence ATGACCGACATTGCCCTGGCCGCTGCGCCCACCTTCGACACCCCGCCAGCTGGCCGTACGTCCGCCGAGGCGGGCCGTCGCAGAACCTTCGCCGTGATCAGCCATCCCGACGCAGGCAAATCCACATTGACAGAGGCGCTGGCGCTGCATGCTCGCGCCATCACCGAGGCCGGTGCGGTGCACGGCAAGGCGGGCCGTCGCGCGACGGTGTCCGACTGGATGGAGATGGAGAAGGCCAGAGGCATCTCGATCACGTCGACGGCGTTGCAGTTTCCGTACCGCGACAGTGTCATCAACCTGCTCGACACCCCCGGCCACGCGGATTTCTCGGAGGACACATACCGGGTGCTGACAGCGGTCGACTCGGCGGTGATGCTCATCGATGCCGCCAAAGGCCTCGAGCCGCAGACGCTGAAGCTGTTCCAGGTGTGCAAGCACCGCCGCATCCCGATCATCACGGTGATCAACAAGTGGGACCGGCCTGGCCGTCACGCGCTGGAGCTGATGGACGAGATCCAGGCGCGGATCGGGCTGCGCCCCACGCCTTTGACGTGGCCGGTGGGCATAGCCGGAGAATTCACAGGAGTGCTCGACCGCAGGACCGGAGATCTCATCCGGTTCACCCGCACTGCGGGCGGCGCAACGGCCGCGCCCGAGGAGCACATTGCGGCGGCCGATGCACACAGCGCCGCCGGCGACGAGTGGGAGACGGCGGTCGAGGAGTCCGAGCTGGTGTCCGCCGACGGCGCCGACTACGACCGCGAGCAGTTCCTCAGCGGCGCGGCCACGCCGGTCCTGTTCACCTCGGCGGCGCTGAACTTCGGGGTGAACCAATTGCTCGATGTGCTGGTTGACCTCGCGCCGCCGCCGAACGGTGCAGTCGACGTCAACGGGGATCGCCGCGTGACCGAGTCACCGTTCAGCGCTTTCGTTTTCAAAGTGCAGGCCGGGATGGACTCACTCCATCGCGATCGCATCGCCTACGCGCGGGTCGTTTCGGGCACGTTCGAACGTGGCGACGTCCTCACCCACGCCGCCACGCGCAAGCCGTTCGTCACGAAGTACGCGCAGTCGGTGTTCGGCCAACAGCGCGCCACGCTGGACACGGCGTGGCCGGGAGATGTGATTGGCTTGGCCAACGCGGCCGCGCTGCGCCCTGGTGACACGCTGTATCACGATGCGCCGGTGCAGTATCCGCCGATACCGAGCTTCTCGCCCGAGCATTTCGCGGTGGCCCGCAATGTTGATCCGAGTAAGCATAAGCAGTTCCGTCGCGGGATCGAACAGCTCGAGCAGGAGGGCGTTGTTCAGGTGCTGCGCTCAGACCGTCGCGGTGAGCAGGCACCGGTGCTCGCCGCTGTGGGGCCAATGCAGTTCGAGGTCGCCGTCCACCGGATGGCCACAGAGCTCAGTGCCCCGATCTCGCTGGAATCCTTGCCTTACCAGGTCGCGCGGATCGCGGACCCCGCAGACGCCGAGTTCATGAGCAAGCAGGTGTCGGCGGAAGTCTTGACCCGCACCGACGGAGTCATGCTCGTGCTGTTCTCCACCCCGTGGCGGCTGCAGGGCTTCCAGCGCGACAACCCCGACGTGAAGCTGGGTTCGTTGGTCGCGGCGGAAGACTAG
- a CDS encoding DUF4190 domain-containing protein translates to MTHGGYRGEPTASSRADPFGADPFDPFTGGATGAPETPAPQQQETHTLATLSVVFAFVFAPAGVVLGHLALSQIHQTGQRGRDRALVGVTLSYVFITVAVVALIVSAAGVPVR, encoded by the coding sequence ATGACGCATGGCGGCTACCGCGGGGAACCGACCGCGTCGTCGAGGGCAGATCCGTTCGGTGCTGATCCGTTTGATCCCTTCACCGGCGGTGCCACCGGCGCCCCGGAAACGCCGGCACCACAGCAGCAGGAAACCCATACGCTCGCCACGTTATCGGTGGTGTTTGCGTTCGTGTTCGCTCCCGCTGGGGTGGTCCTCGGCCATCTCGCGTTGTCGCAGATTCACCAGACCGGACAACGCGGGCGGGACCGGGCGTTGGTCGGGGTCACGTTGTCGTATGTGTTCATCACGGTGGCGGTGGTGGCACTGATCGTGTCGGCCGCCGGCGTCCCCGTCCGGTAA
- a CDS encoding heat shock protein transcriptional repressor HspR, whose protein sequence is MSSDSEPRSARGVYGISVAAELSGLDPQTLRLYERRGLLTPARTDGGTRRYSEEDLDRLRQISDLVAQGINIAGVAEILHLQRRNSELESDNSRLESENARLRSEEPATTGKRTGKR, encoded by the coding sequence TTGTCGAGCGATTCAGAGCCGCGGTCCGCGCGTGGCGTGTACGGCATCTCGGTGGCCGCGGAGCTGAGCGGACTCGATCCTCAGACACTGCGGCTCTATGAGCGGCGCGGACTGCTCACCCCTGCGCGCACGGACGGTGGCACCCGCCGGTACAGCGAAGAGGATCTCGATCGTCTGCGGCAGATCAGCGACCTCGTCGCGCAGGGCATCAACATCGCCGGGGTAGCCGAGATCCTCCACCTGCAACGACGCAACAGTGAACTCGAGTCAGACAACAGCCGTCTGGAATCTGAAAACGCCAGACTGCGGTCCGAAGAGCCGGCCACCACAGGGAAGCGGACGGGAAAGCGATAG
- a CDS encoding J domain-containing protein, which produces MVRERFDPYLVLAVSPSATQAEITHAYRSRLRAHHPDTRDTPSARRADEHLRDVLAAYALLRDPAHRADYDGATVRVADSPPVGGIDIPVTYRTTGRSAAQRSAPPLWVGPVRRHRI; this is translated from the coding sequence ATGGTGCGGGAACGTTTCGATCCCTACCTGGTGTTGGCGGTGTCGCCGAGCGCAACCCAGGCCGAGATCACCCACGCTTACCGCAGCCGGCTCCGCGCACATCACCCCGACACTCGTGACACCCCGTCCGCGCGACGCGCCGACGAACATCTGCGGGACGTGTTGGCCGCGTATGCCCTGCTGCGTGACCCCGCACACCGGGCCGACTACGACGGTGCGACCGTCCGCGTCGCCGACAGCCCGCCCGTCGGCGGCATCGATATCCCGGTCACCTACCGAACCACCGGCCGATCCGCTGCTCAGCGCTCAGCGCCACCATTGTGGGTCGGCCCAGTGCGCCGGCACCGAATCTGA
- a CDS encoding sensor domain-containing protein, translating into MNDGRYGGSVGRDDDELFGADPYPEPPVISAPPPPPRQETNTFATLSVVFAFVFAPVGAVLGHLGLSQIRRTGQRGHDRALIGLTLSYAFIVIAIVTVVAWAVVRTGPGPPSTVASPPARATSPATPDERLVKAAQLPQLLLSIDEVKQAVNAPALAEVEEGSGLSGDKGINVTPRECLSALFGGGASAYERSSSRAAFTRALSGDGQSGMILLNEAASTFESTAAATNLVSRTVGEWRSCAGKSVTLIVDGNPLVLDVGEPTQNGTVMMLRNTLRGSKSGFSTDRVITSEANVAIDLDAQGFDLGDSLQTIANRIVDRVPS; encoded by the coding sequence ATGAACGACGGCAGGTATGGTGGCTCGGTTGGCCGCGACGACGATGAGTTGTTCGGCGCCGATCCCTATCCGGAGCCTCCAGTAATATCGGCCCCGCCACCGCCGCCTCGTCAGGAGACGAACACGTTCGCCACCCTGTCGGTGGTGTTCGCGTTCGTATTCGCACCCGTGGGCGCGGTGCTGGGTCATCTCGGGCTGTCACAGATCCGGCGCACCGGGCAACGCGGCCACGACCGCGCGCTGATCGGGCTGACGCTGTCGTATGCGTTCATCGTCATCGCGATCGTCACGGTGGTCGCCTGGGCCGTGGTGCGCACAGGACCGGGGCCCCCCTCGACGGTCGCGTCGCCCCCTGCTCGTGCGACGAGTCCCGCCACACCGGACGAGCGCCTCGTCAAGGCCGCCCAGTTGCCGCAGCTGTTGCTGAGCATCGACGAGGTCAAGCAGGCGGTCAACGCGCCCGCTCTTGCCGAGGTCGAGGAGGGGTCAGGTCTGAGCGGTGACAAGGGCATCAATGTCACGCCGCGCGAGTGCCTGAGCGCGTTGTTCGGTGGGGGCGCATCGGCATATGAGCGCAGCTCCTCTCGCGCCGCCTTCACGCGGGCGCTGTCCGGTGACGGTCAAAGCGGCATGATCCTGCTGAACGAGGCCGCATCGACGTTTGAAAGTACCGCCGCGGCAACCAATCTCGTGTCACGTACGGTTGGCGAGTGGCGCAGCTGCGCGGGCAAGTCGGTGACGCTGATCGTCGACGGCAACCCGCTCGTCCTCGACGTTGGGGAACCGACGCAAAACGGCACGGTCATGATGTTGCGAAACACACTGCGCGGGAGCAAATCCGGTTTCAGTACTGACCGGGTCATCACATCCGAAGCCAATGTGGCCATCGACCTGGACGCGCAGGGCTTCGACCTCGGTGACAGCCTGCAGACGATAGCGAACCGCATCGTGGACAGGGTGCCCAGCTGA
- a CDS encoding Hsp20 family protein — translation MLMRSDPFRDFDRLAQQVLGTAARPAVMPMDAWREGDKFIVEFDLPGVDEESLNLDVERNVLTVHATRPDLDSDREMVSAERPRGVFSRQLFLGETLDTDQIQASYTGGVLRLAIPVAEKAKPRRIKVASSEEKHAINA, via the coding sequence ATGTTGATGCGTTCCGATCCGTTCCGTGACTTTGATCGCCTCGCCCAGCAGGTGCTCGGCACCGCCGCGCGGCCAGCCGTGATGCCGATGGATGCCTGGCGTGAAGGCGACAAGTTCATCGTGGAGTTCGACCTGCCCGGCGTCGACGAGGAATCGCTGAACCTCGACGTCGAGCGCAATGTGCTCACCGTGCACGCCACGCGACCTGACCTGGATTCCGACCGGGAAATGGTCTCTGCCGAGCGGCCGCGCGGAGTTTTCAGCCGCCAGTTGTTCCTTGGCGAGACCCTCGACACCGATCAGATCCAGGCCAGCTACACCGGCGGCGTATTGCGGTTGGCCATCCCGGTGGCCGAGAAGGCCAAGCCGCGCCGTATCAAGGTCGCCAGCAGCGAGGAGAAGCACGCGATCAACGCCTGA
- a CDS encoding HNH endonuclease signature motif containing protein — MSSTAYPTCTGNVADQRLEGLFEELSELAGQRNAIDGRIVEIAAEMERDSLWGATGARSVAALIAWKTGSSPANAHTITAIADRLDEFPRCVAGLREGRLSLDQVGVIAERAADGSDAHYAALAEVASVSQLRTAIKLEPRPDPDRQPEPQQSITKTSDGQSTTWRITLPKLDAAKFDAALQSHQDALIAEWKRDHDDDRRSPNRPPLPGAVDALMRLVEAGWDADAARRPHGQHTTVVAHLDVKDRVASLHLGPLLTESERRYLTCDATCEVWFERDGQVIGSGRSMRVINRRLRRALEHRHPTCAVPGCGATRGLHAHHIRHWEDGGPTELDNLVLVCPYHHRQHHRGVSTITGPAHTLIVTDSEGRQLSAGSLARPPTKPPPAVAPYRGPIGERADWWWYDPFEPQPPPTNN; from the coding sequence ATGTCCTCGACGGCATACCCCACGTGCACGGGAAACGTTGCTGACCAACGTCTCGAGGGGTTGTTCGAGGAGTTGTCGGAGTTGGCCGGTCAGCGCAACGCGATCGACGGGCGCATCGTGGAGATCGCCGCGGAGATGGAGCGTGACTCGCTGTGGGGTGCCACGGGTGCGCGGTCGGTGGCGGCGTTGATCGCCTGGAAGACCGGTTCCTCTCCGGCCAACGCGCACACCATCACTGCCATCGCGGACCGGCTCGACGAGTTTCCCCGCTGCGTTGCCGGCTTGCGGGAGGGCCGGCTGTCGCTGGATCAGGTCGGCGTCATCGCCGAGCGGGCCGCAGACGGCTCCGATGCGCATTATGCGGCGCTGGCCGAGGTCGCCTCAGTCAGCCAGCTGCGCACCGCGATCAAGCTCGAACCACGACCGGACCCCGATCGGCAGCCCGAACCGCAGCAGTCGATCACCAAAACCAGCGACGGGCAAAGCACTACGTGGCGGATCACCCTGCCCAAGCTCGACGCGGCGAAATTCGACGCGGCGCTGCAATCACACCAGGACGCGTTGATCGCCGAGTGGAAGCGCGATCACGACGACGACCGACGCTCACCGAATCGGCCGCCGCTACCCGGCGCTGTCGATGCCCTCATGCGGTTGGTCGAGGCCGGGTGGGACGCCGACGCCGCCCGCCGTCCACATGGGCAGCACACCACGGTGGTGGCCCACCTTGACGTGAAAGATCGCGTCGCGTCGCTGCATCTGGGCCCGCTGCTCACCGAGTCCGAGCGTCGCTACCTGACCTGTGACGCCACCTGCGAGGTGTGGTTCGAACGTGACGGACAGGTCATCGGCTCGGGCCGATCGATGCGGGTCATCAACCGCCGGCTACGCCGCGCCCTCGAACACCGCCACCCCACATGTGCGGTGCCCGGCTGCGGCGCCACCCGCGGCCTGCACGCCCATCACATCCGGCACTGGGAAGACGGCGGCCCCACCGAGTTGGACAATCTGGTGCTGGTCTGCCCGTATCACCACCGGCAGCATCACCGCGGAGTCAGCACCATCACCGGGCCCGCGCACACGCTGATCGTCACCGACAGCGAAGGACGACAACTCAGCGCGGGATCACTCGCCCGGCCACCGACCAAGCCGCCGCCGGCCGTAGCGCCCTACCGAGGGCCGATCGGCGAACGCGCCGACTGGTGGTGGTACGACCCCTTCGAGCCTCAACCACCGCCAACAAACAACTGA